From Streptomyces fungicidicus, one genomic window encodes:
- a CDS encoding DUF1349 domain-containing protein — MDIKIPELPFPLRTYGPDGHWGYEDGVLTGWAGPRQDRFVPPTGEALDPASDAPRLLGAPEGDFQLIARVTVGFAGAFDAGVLYVHVGERAWAKLCLEYSPDVPTVCTVVTRGHSDDVNSFTVEGSSFWLRVSRTGRAFAFHASRDGERWTFVRLFTLGDEQETGAALVGFLAQSPMGEGCVVTFDHLAFRPEWPRDLRDGS, encoded by the coding sequence ATGGACATCAAGATCCCCGAACTGCCCTTTCCCTTGCGCACCTATGGCCCCGACGGGCACTGGGGTTATGAGGACGGCGTCCTCACCGGATGGGCCGGCCCCCGGCAGGACCGTTTCGTGCCGCCCACCGGCGAGGCACTGGACCCCGCCTCCGACGCGCCGCGACTGCTGGGCGCGCCCGAGGGGGACTTCCAGCTGATCGCCCGGGTCACCGTCGGGTTCGCCGGTGCCTTCGACGCCGGGGTGCTCTACGTCCATGTCGGCGAGCGGGCCTGGGCCAAGCTCTGCCTGGAGTACTCCCCGGACGTGCCCACCGTCTGCACGGTGGTCACCCGGGGCCACTCCGACGATGTCAACTCCTTCACCGTCGAAGGCAGTTCCTTCTGGCTCCGGGTCAGCCGAACCGGCCGCGCGTTCGCCTTCCACGCCTCCCGCGACGGCGAGCGCTGGACCTTCGTCCGGCTCTTCACCCTCGGCGACGAGCAGGAGACCGGGGCCGCGCTGGTCGGCTTCCTGGCGCAGTCGCCGATGGGGGAGGGCTGTGTGGTCACGTTCGACCACCTCGCGTTCCGGCCGGAGTGGCCGCGCGACCTGCGGGACGGCAGCTGA
- a CDS encoding LURP-one-related/scramblase family protein: MDSAAQRTGGRFTVRQKTSLKSDRYTVSELLPDGSDGRVLAFAERGRLSLDEEMTFYTDESRKRVLFTVRERSLLATGADAGDGYTVRDAEGGSLGVFEERFLASLLRSTWVLRPQDSPPVVGRERNRFVALLRRVWNFLPLDLVPFVWPYHFDFETDGKPVMRVDKKFGPRDRYVVDLAGPGLDPRLAIAQAVALDAFQGR; the protein is encoded by the coding sequence GTGGACAGTGCGGCACAGCGGACGGGCGGACGTTTCACCGTCCGGCAGAAGACCTCTCTCAAGAGCGACCGGTACACCGTGAGCGAGCTGCTCCCGGACGGCTCCGACGGCAGGGTCCTCGCCTTCGCCGAGCGCGGGCGGCTCTCGCTCGACGAGGAGATGACCTTCTACACCGACGAGTCCAGGAAACGGGTCCTCTTCACCGTCAGGGAACGCAGCCTCCTCGCCACCGGCGCCGACGCCGGCGACGGCTACACCGTGCGGGACGCGGAAGGCGGCTCCCTCGGCGTGTTCGAGGAGAGGTTCCTCGCCTCCCTGCTGCGCTCGACGTGGGTCCTGCGCCCGCAGGACTCGCCCCCGGTCGTCGGCCGCGAGCGCAACCGGTTCGTGGCCCTGCTCCGCCGTGTCTGGAACTTCCTGCCGCTGGACCTGGTGCCGTTCGTCTGGCCGTACCACTTCGACTTCGAGACGGACGGCAAGCCGGTGATGAGGGTCGACAAGAAGTTCGGGCCGCGCGACCGCTATGTGGTCGACCTGGCCGGGCCCGGTCTCGACCCCCGCCTCGCCATCGCCCAGGCCGTCGCCCTGGACGCCTTCCAGGGCCGCTGA